Proteins found in one Gadus macrocephalus chromosome 23, ASM3116895v1 genomic segment:
- the nrbp2b gene encoding nuclear receptor-binding protein 2b, which yields MTMSVPERNSGSEGKEEESEDESEILEESPCGRWQKRKEQVSQGNVPGVESASLAMDTEEGVEVVWNEVLFPDKKVFKSQEDKIKEMFENLMQVEHPNIVKFHKYWLDMRESQARVIFITEYMSSGSLKQFLKKTKKNHKTMNVKAWKRWCTQILSALSYLHSCEPPIIHGNLTCDTIFIQHNGLIKIGSVWHRLFVNVFPDAQGKGRPHRDEQRNHHFFPPEYGTSEDDFAIDIFSFGICALEMAVLEIQANGDAVVSKEAISSAGTSLEDPLMREFTQSCVRQEAKLRPTAHDLLFHRVLFEVHSLKLLAAHCLISNQYLLPENCVEEKTKSFDPNAVMAEISHRDRPGVQLKYSHVSPLELDKFLEDVKNGIYPLMNFASSRAYPVPRALSLSQEQVEAVKTPTPEPQETETRKVIQMHCNLESNEEGTKTHLSLFLKMDDKLHRQLSCDILPADSSKDLANELVHYAFINEEDCEKLTLFLEEAISKHLRTQAPGNVQ from the exons GTGAGCCAGGGTAATGTCCCCGGTGTGGAGAGTGCGTCTCTGGCCATGGACACGGAGGAGGGCGTTGAGGTCGTGTGGAACGAGGTGCTGTTCCCTGACAAGAAGGTCTTCAAGTCCCAGGAG GACAAGATCAAGGAGATGTTTGAGAACCTGATGCAGGTGGAACACCCCAACATTGTCAAGTTCCACAAGTACTGGCTGGACATGAGGGAGAGCCAGGCTCGG GTCATTTTCATCACTGAGTACATGTCGTCAGGTAGCCTCAAGCAGTTCTTGAAGAAAACCAAGAAGAACCACAAGACCATGAACGTCAAG GCGTGGAAGAGATGGTGCACCCAGATCCTCTCGGCCCTCAG CTACCTTCACTCCTGCGAACCGCCCATTATCCACGGCAACCTGACCTGCGACACCATCTTCATCCAGCACAACGGCCTCATCAAGATCGGCTCAG TTTGGCACAGGTTATTTGTGAATG TGTTCCCAGACGCCCAGGGGAAGGGGCGACCTCACCGGGACGAGCAGAGGAACCACCACTTCTTCCCCCCGGAGTACGGCA CGAGTGAGGATGACTTTGCCATCGACATCTTCTCCTTCGGGATCTGTGCTCTGGAG ATGGCGGTTCTGGAGATCCAGGCCAATGGGGACGCCGTGGTATCCAAGGAGGCCATCAGCAGCGCTGGAACCTCCCTGGAAGACCCGCTCATGAGG GAGTTCACCCAGTCGTGCGTGCGGCAGGAGGCGAAGCTGCGTCCCACGGCCCACGACCTCCTCTTCCACCGGGTGCTGTTTGAGGTCCACTCCCTCAAGCTGCTGGCCGCCCACTGCCTCATCAGCAACCAAT atctTCTTCCAGAGAACTGTGTGGAGGAGAAGACCAAGTCGTTTGACCCCAACGCCGTGATGGCTGAGATCTCCCACAGAGACCGACCGGGAGTTCAACTCAA ATATTCACATGTGTCTCCTCTGGAGCTCGACAAGTTTCTGGAGGATGTGAA GAATGGGATCTACCCGCTGATGAACTTTGCGTCGTCGCGAGCCTACCCTGTCCCGCGGGCCCTGTCTCTGTcccaggagcaggtggaggccgTCAAGACCCCCACCCCAGAACCACAGGAGACCGAGACccgaaag GTCATTCAGATGCACTGTAATTTGGAATCAAATGAAGAAGGGACCAAAACTCAT CTTTCCCTGTTTCTAAAGATGGACGACAAGCTCCATCGACAGCTCAGCTGCGACATCCTTCCAG CGGACAGCTCCAAAGACCTTGCCAACGAACTTGTTCACTACGCCTTCATAAATGAG GAGGACTGTGAGAAGCTGACCCTGTTCCTGGAGGAGGCCATCAGTAAACACCTGCGGACCCAGGCCCCAGGGAACGTCCAGTGA